The nucleotide sequence CGGCCGGCGCCAGCACGGCCATGAGGCTCACCGCGCAGATCGTCCGCGTTCGGCGCCCGCTCATCGCATCTCCCTCGTTCCGCCGGCCGGGGTCCCGGGCCCTCCGCATCCACCCTCGGGGCGGTGGGGGGCCGGGGCAACCGGAGCGGGGCCGTTCAGGCGTTCGGGGGAAACGGGCCGTTCGGGGATGGGCTCAGCCGCGCGGGAAAGCGCGGCCGTTCGCGAAAGCAGGCCGTACGGGGTCGGCCGGTCAGGGTGTGGATGTCGCGGGCGGGGGCAGTTCGCCCGAGCCGCGCGGGATCAGCCGGGTCGGCAGGACGACCCGCTGGGGGTCCCCGCCCGCGCCGTCGAGGCGGCGGAAGAGCAGATCGGCGGCGGTACGGCCGAGCTGGGCCGAGTCCTGGGCTATGACGGTGATCCCGGGGGAGAGCAGATCGGCGAGCTCGAAGTCGTCGAAGCCGACGAGGGCCACCGGCGCTGCGGGCGTGGGGCGCTCGGCCAGGACCCGTACGACTGTGACCGTGACCCGGTTGTTGCCCGCGAAGAGCGCGGTGACCGGCTCAGTGGCGTTCAGCATCGCGGTGGCCGCGGCCCGGACCCGCTCCGGATCGGTGGCGCCGGGCGAGACCCAGGCGTCATGGACCGGCAGCCCGGCCTCGCTCATCGCCGCGTGGTAGCCGCGCAGCCGCTCGGCGGCGGTGTGGATGCCCGGCAGGTCGCCGAGGAAGCCGATCCGGCGGTGGCCGTGGGCGATGAGATGGGCGACGGCGTCGCGGGAACCGCCGAAGCTGTCGGAGAGGACGGCGTCGGCGTCGACACGGCCCGCCGGCCGGTCGACGAAGACGGTGGCGACCCCGGCCGCCATCTCGGGGGCCAGATAGCGGTGGTCATGGCCGGCCGGGATGATGACGAGGCCGTCGACCCGGCGCGCGCACAGGGCGAGCACCAGTTCCTGCTCGCGCTCGGGGTCCTCCGCGCTGGAGCCGTTGATCAGCAGTGCGCCATGGGCCCGGGCGATCTCCTCGACGGCGCGGCTCAGCGGACCGTAGAAGGGGTCGGCCAGATCTTCCAGGACCAGTCCGATGCTCGCCGTACGGCCCTTGCGCAGGATGCGGGCGCTGTCGTTGCGGCGGAAGCCGAGTGCGGTGATGGCCTCCTGGACGCGGCGCTCGGTGTCGGGGGTGACGCCCGGTTCGCCGTTGACCACTCTGGAGACGGTTTTGAGACCGACCCCGGCCCGTGCGGCGACGTCCTTCATAGTGGGCCGGGTGCCGTAACGGCGTGTGGCGGTGCCCGGGGCGGTGTCGGTCACAGTGCGCTCGTCCCGTCGCTGGTCGTCGTGGGGGAGGGAGTGACGAGCATAGCCCCTGGACAACGTTGTCAGCGGCGGGAAGACTGTTGTCGCACACCGAACACGTCCATGCCCACCTGCATGCCCACCAGGAGAGTCGACACCTATGCCACGTGACCTCATCGCCGCACTGGACATCGGCGGGACCAAGATCGCGGGCGCTCTGGTGGACGGGAGCGGAAAACTGGTCGTACGGGCCCGCCGCGCCACCCGTGCCCAGGAAGCCGGCGCGACGGTCATGCGGCAGGTCACCGCCGTGCTCAAGGAGCTCGCGGCCACCGCGCACTGGTCACGGGTCGCCGCCGTCGGCATCGGCAGCGCGGGCCCGGTGGACGCCTCCGTGGGCACCGTCAGCCCCGTCAACATCCCCGGCTGGCGTGACTTCCCGCTGGTCGCCGGGGTCCGGGAGACCACCGGCGCACTGCCGCTGTCGCTGGTCGGCGACGGGCCGGCGATGACGGCCGCCGAGCACTGGCAGGGCGCGGCGCGCGGCCGTAAGAACGCGCTGTGCATGGTGGTCTCCACCGGCGTCGGCGGCGGGCTGGTTCTGGGCGGCCGGCTGCACCCGGGTCCGACCGGCAACGCCGGGCACATCGGCCACATCAGCGTGGAGCTGAACGGCGACCTGTGTCCCTGTGGCGGACGCGGCTGTGTGGAGCGGATCGCCAGCGGTCCCAACATCGCCCGCCGCGCCCTGGACGGGGGCTGGCGCCCGGGTCCGGACGGCGACACCAGCGCCCAGGCCGTCGCCGCCTCGGCGCGGAACGGCGACCCGGTCGCGCGGGCCTCCTTCGAACGGGCCGCCCAGGCCCTGGCCGCCGGAATCGCCGCGACCGCCGCGCTCGTCGAGATCGAGGTGGCGGTCATCGGCGGCGGGGTGGCGGGCGCCGGGGACGTGCTCTTCACGCCCCTGCGGCGCGCCCTGCGCGACTACGCGACCCTGTCGTTCGTCCAGGGACTGGAGGTCGTCCCGGCACAGATGGGTACCGACGCGGGGCTGGTGGGCGCGGCCGCCGCGGCGGCGCAGGAGGCGCGGCTGGAGGGGTTCGGCCCGGTGGCGGGCACGCATCCGACCGGCGATTGAGCCCCGCTGTCACCGTCTCCCCCTAAGCTGTTCGCCCTCAGCCCGAAGCCCTAAGCCCGGCAGCGGCCGGACGGGGCCGAGGAGAGCGAGGGTGAGCGGAGCGGTGGCACCGGTGGACATGGGCGGCGATCTGTCCGGCAGGCTCCTGGGCGGGCGGTACCGGGTGACGGGCCGGCTCGGCCGGGGCGGCATGGGCGTGGTCCTCTACGTCAAGGGCGGCAATAACGACGAGCCCCTCCCCGGGCTGCCCGAGTGCTGAGCCCGGGCGGCCGCGGGAAGGGGCGGATCTGCGTGGGGTGATGAGGTTTCAGCGTGGGGTGGAGAGATCTCAGCAGGTGAAGGACGCGTCGGCCCAGTCCCCGTGGTCGCTGGTGACCCCGTCCCCGCCGTCGGTGACGACGAGCCGGACCGTGTTCGCCTCGCCGATGGCGGCCGTAAGGGCGGTGGCCGGATCGGCGTTCGTCAGCGTCTTGGACGACGCCACCTTGGTGTCGTCCGCCCAGACCTCGAAGGCCACCGATCCCTCGGTGCCCTCTTCGTCGTCCACGCCGACCTGTGCGGTGAAGCGCGAGCACCGGCCCCCGGTGTAGTAGGTGACCTCGCTGGGCGCGTGCACGCCCAGGCCCTTGTCGTACGTGGTGCCGCCGAGGGTGAGCGGATGGCCGTCACCCGCCCCGCTCTCGCCGACGCTGGTGTTCTTCTCCACCGGGCCCCAGCCGTTGAGCGCGCTCAGCCAGGACAGATCGCTCGCGTACGAGCTGCCGGAGGGCGGTGCGACCACTACATGGACCGCCGAGACCAGCCGCGCGGCGGCCTTGGCGCCCTTCGGTGAGCGGTAGTCGGCGGCGACCGTCAGATCGTACGCACCGGGTGCGGCCCCGGCGGGCGCGGTGACCTGCCAGCGTGTGGCCAGCTTCGAGCCGGTGGGCAGCGAGGCGGCCCGGGTCGGCGAGGTGGCCTTGATCCGCCAGCCGTCGGGGCCGGTGAGGCGGACCGAGACCTGATGGGCCGGGGTGCGGCCGAGGTCGGTGAGGGCGGTGACGACCTGGGCGGTGTCTCCGGCCTCGGTCAGCGCGGTGCCGTCGATGCCGAGTTCGGCGAGGGGCGGGTAAGAGGCCCAGCGCGCGTCGGCCGAGGCCCGGTAGAGCACGGTGCCATGGGCCGGGACGGTGGCCGAAATGGCTCCGGCGGTGTTGTAGTCCTCGTGCGACCACAGGTCGCGCAGCCGGTACGCGGTCGCCTTCGGCAGCCCGACCCCGGTCGCCGTTGTGGCGATGTGCTGCGGCCGGTCGGTCTCGTTGAACAGCGCGACGGCGCGGCTGCCGTCCGCCATCTCCTTGGCGATGACCCAGCGCCCGCCCTCGGAGGAGACCACGGTGCCCTGCTTGCCGAGCGGGTCCTGATCGACGCCGATGACCTCGCGATTGCCGAGGATCTCATAGGTCTCGTCGGTGGCCTTGCGCAGATCGGTGCCGATCAGCAGCGGTGCGGCCATGATCGACCACAGCGAGAAGTGGCTGCGGTACTCGGTGTCCGTCATCCCGCCGTTGCCGACCTCCAGCATGTCGGGGTCGTTCCAGCGGCCGGGTCCGGCGTACTGCGCGAGCGGCAGGTTCTGCTTGGCGATCGACAGCATGCTGCCCCAGCTGTCGCTGATGTCGCCCGTCGTCCGCCACAGTTGGCCGAATTCACCGGCCCACTCCCATGGCTTGTTCTCGCCCCATTCGCAGATGCTGTAGACGATGGGGTGGCCGGTGGACTCGGACGCGGCCTTCAGCGCGTCGCGCATGGCGCGGTAGCGCTGCTTGGCGTCGACACCCTGGTTATTGCAGTTGTCGTACTTGAGGTAGTCGATGCCCCAGTCGGCGAACTGCTGGGCGTCGGACTTCTCATGGCCGAGCGCCCCGGGGAAGCCGGCGCTGTTGCAGGTCTTGGTGCCCGCGCTGGTGTAGATGCCGATCTTCAGTCCCTTGGAGTGGACATAGTCGGCGACGGCCTTGATGCCGTTCGGAAAGCGGACCGGGTCGGGGACCAGCTTGCCGTCCGCGTCGCGCTGCGGCAGCGCCCAGCAGTCGTCGAGGTTGACGTACTGGTATCCGGCGTCCTTCAGCCCCTTCGCCACGAAGATATCGGCGATGCCCTTGACCATCGCCTCGTTGAACTCGGCGCGGCAGTGGGTGGAGTTCCAGTTGTTGAAGCCCATCGGAGGGGTGAGGGCGAGCCCGTCAGCGGGCGCGGCGCCCGGCCCGGAGGCCGGTGTGGTGACCTCGGCGGGGTGCGACGGCTGGGCGACGGCCGGGAGGGCCAGACCGGCGGTTGCCAGCAGGCCGGCGCTCAATGCTCCGATGACTCTTCGCTTCGAGGGGCGAAAAAAGCGGTGGCGCACGATGCGGGTCCTCCGTTCTCAACGGGGGTGACGCAGTGTCATGGCTGCGTCACATGCGAGCGTTTACGGTAGACCCTGTTGAAGTCTGTTGGAAGAGATGCGATAACAGTTGTTCGATATCTCGTCAAAACCCTTGACGTTCCGCCTGGGTGCCGGGTGAGATCCCCTCACTCGCGTTCGATTGTGTTTGATTGGACCTCTGTGGAGGGGCACATGGCACCGTCATTGTCAGGACATCGGATCTCCCGCCGTGCGCTGCTACGAGGTACCGCGGCCGGAGCGGGCGCGGTCACCCTCCCGACGCTGCTGACCGCCTGCGGTGGTCCGGGCAACGAAGTGAAGATCGGCTCCAACGCCTCCGACGCAGTGCCCCGGAAGGCGTTCGCCGAGGTGTTCAACGCGTACGAGAAGAAGTCGGACAAGAAGGTCAAGGTCAACACCGTCAACCACGAAGCCTTTCAGGAAGGC is from Streptomyces hygroscopicus and encodes:
- a CDS encoding LacI family transcription regulator, translating into MTDTAPGTATRRYGTRPTMKDVAARAGVGLKTVSRVVNGEPGVTPDTERRVQEAITALGFRRNDSARILRKGRTASIGLVLEDLADPFYGPLSRAVEEIARAHGALLINGSSAEDPEREQELVLALCARRVDGLVIIPAGHDHRYLAPEMAAGVATVFVDRPAGRVDADAVLSDSFGGSRDAVAHLIAHGHRRIGFLGDLPGIHTAAERLRGYHAAMSEAGLPVHDAWVSPGATDPERVRAAATAMLNATEPVTALFAGNNRVTVTVVRVLAERPTPAAPVALVGFDDFELADLLSPGITVIAQDSAQLGRTAADLLFRRLDGAGGDPQRVVLPTRLIPRGSGELPPPATSTP
- a CDS encoding ROK family transcriptional regulator; this translates as MPRDLIAALDIGGTKIAGALVDGSGKLVVRARRATRAQEAGATVMRQVTAVLKELAATAHWSRVAAVGIGSAGPVDASVGTVSPVNIPGWRDFPLVAGVRETTGALPLSLVGDGPAMTAAEHWQGAARGRKNALCMVVSTGVGGGLVLGGRLHPGPTGNAGHIGHISVELNGDLCPCGGRGCVERIASGPNIARRALDGGWRPGPDGDTSAQAVAASARNGDPVARASFERAAQALAAGIAATAALVEIEVAVIGGGVAGAGDVLFTPLRRALRDYATLSFVQGLEVVPAQMGTDAGLVGAAAAAAQEARLEGFGPVAGTHPTGD
- a CDS encoding alpha-galactosidase, which gives rise to MRHRFFRPSKRRVIGALSAGLLATAGLALPAVAQPSHPAEVTTPASGPGAAPADGLALTPPMGFNNWNSTHCRAEFNEAMVKGIADIFVAKGLKDAGYQYVNLDDCWALPQRDADGKLVPDPVRFPNGIKAVADYVHSKGLKIGIYTSAGTKTCNSAGFPGALGHEKSDAQQFADWGIDYLKYDNCNNQGVDAKQRYRAMRDALKAASESTGHPIVYSICEWGENKPWEWAGEFGQLWRTTGDISDSWGSMLSIAKQNLPLAQYAGPGRWNDPDMLEVGNGGMTDTEYRSHFSLWSIMAAPLLIGTDLRKATDETYEILGNREVIGVDQDPLGKQGTVVSSEGGRWVIAKEMADGSRAVALFNETDRPQHIATTATGVGLPKATAYRLRDLWSHEDYNTAGAISATVPAHGTVLYRASADARWASYPPLAELGIDGTALTEAGDTAQVVTALTDLGRTPAHQVSVRLTGPDGWRIKATSPTRAASLPTGSKLATRWQVTAPAGAAPGAYDLTVAADYRSPKGAKAAARLVSAVHVVVAPPSGSSYASDLSWLSALNGWGPVEKNTSVGESGAGDGHPLTLGGTTYDKGLGVHAPSEVTYYTGGRCSRFTAQVGVDDEEGTEGSVAFEVWADDTKVASSKTLTNADPATALTAAIGEANTVRLVVTDGGDGVTSDHGDWADASFTC